The sequence CTGAAGGGGCAGGTAGACGCGCGGCCCACGAGTGGTTGATCCGCGTCACTCCACTACGGTGAGGGCCGTGAGCGAGCAGAGCCCGAACCCCGAAACGACCGGCGCCAGCGGCGTCGGGCTGGCCACCGTCGCGACCGACGGGACGGTCCTCGACACCTGGTACCCGCAGCCCAAGCTCGTCGAGGGCGGGACCCCCGGCACCCAGCGCCTGAGCGCGGCGGAAGCGACCGAAATCCTCGGCGAAGCGGCCGCGGGCCTGCTCGGCCCGGACACCGACCGCGGGGTCGAGGTCGTCGCCGTCCGGACCACGATCGGCAAGCTCGCCGACGCACCGGCCGACACGCACGACATGTACCTGCGGCTGCACCTGCTCTCGCACCGGCTGGTCCGCCCGCACGGCCAGAACCTCGACGGCATGTTCGGCCTGCTGGCCAACGTCGTGTGGACCAACCACGGCCCGTGCCCGGTCGAAGGCTTCGAGCAGACGCGCCTGCGGCTGCGGGCGCGCGGCCCGGTGACCGTGTACAGCGTGGACAAGTTCCCGCGGATGGTCGACTACGTCATGCCGTCCGGCGTCCGGATCGGCGACGCCGACC is a genomic window of Amycolatopsis lexingtonensis containing:
- the dapD gene encoding 2,3,4,5-tetrahydropyridine-2,6-dicarboxylate N-succinyltransferase; translation: MSEQSPNPETTGASGVGLATVATDGTVLDTWYPQPKLVEGGTPGTQRLSAAEATEILGEAAAGLLGPDTDRGVEVVAVRTTIGKLADAPADTHDMYLRLHLLSHRLVRPHGQNLDGMFGLLANVVWTNHGPCPVEGFEQTRLRLRARGPVTVYSVDKFPRMVDYVMPSGVRIGDADRVRLGAHLASGTTVMHEGFVNFNAGTLGASMVEGRISAGVVVGDGSDVGGGASIMGTLSGGGKETISLGERCLIGANGGIGISLGDDSVVEAGLYVTAGTKVVVEGKVVKALELNGISGAVFRRNSGTGAVEVVPRRGTGVELNAMLHAND